A stretch of Shinella zoogloeoides DNA encodes these proteins:
- a CDS encoding Bax inhibitor-1/YccA family protein: MADLRNYQTRTAQAGAQAGAVIDEGLRAYMLRVYNLMALGLVITGAVAYFAAQAAFADGQLTAFGQAIYLSPLRWVVMLAPLALVFFLSFRINTMSVGAAQATFWVYAGLMGLSLSSIFLIYTGASIAQTFFVSAAAFGALSLYGYTTKRDLSAMGSFLVMGLFGLIIASLVNLFLQSSALDFAISAIGVLVFAGLTAWDTQKIKEMYFEADDAAVAGRKAIMGALTLYLDFINLFLFLLRFLGNRE; this comes from the coding sequence ATGGCTGATCTCCGCAACTACCAGACCCGAACCGCCCAGGCCGGCGCTCAGGCTGGCGCCGTCATCGACGAGGGCCTTCGCGCCTATATGCTTCGGGTTTACAACCTGATGGCTCTCGGCCTCGTGATCACGGGCGCCGTCGCCTACTTCGCCGCCCAGGCCGCCTTCGCCGATGGCCAGTTGACCGCCTTCGGCCAGGCGATCTATCTCAGCCCGCTGCGTTGGGTCGTCATGCTGGCCCCGCTCGCGCTGGTGTTCTTCCTGAGCTTCCGCATCAACACGATGAGCGTCGGTGCCGCGCAGGCGACCTTCTGGGTCTATGCCGGCCTGATGGGCCTGTCGCTGTCGTCGATCTTCCTGATCTATACGGGCGCCAGCATCGCGCAGACCTTCTTCGTCTCCGCCGCCGCCTTCGGTGCGCTGTCGCTCTACGGCTACACGACGAAGCGGGACCTTTCCGCGATGGGCTCGTTCCTGGTGATGGGCCTCTTCGGCCTGATCATCGCCTCGCTCGTCAACCTGTTCCTGCAGTCCTCGGCGCTCGACTTCGCGATCTCCGCGATCGGCGTGCTGGTCTTCGCAGGCCTGACGGCCTGGGATACGCAGAAGATCAAGGAAATGTACTTCGAAGCCGACGACGCCGCCGTGGCCGGCCGCAAGGCCATCATGGGCGCGCTGACGCTCTACCTCGACTTCATCAACCTCTTCCTGTTCCTGCTGCGCTTCCTCGGCAACCGCGAGTAA
- a CDS encoding ABC transporter permease: MRAGAVFRQVPLALRLALREMRGGLKGFYIFLACIALGTAAIAGVNSVSSAITQAIASQGQTLLAGDVRFELRNRFATPGEMKYFEGLGDVSQSSGLRSMVRLPDGSDQTLVEAKGVDGAYPLYGALETEPQKPASELFAKEGDAFGAVVAPLLLDRLGVAVGDEVLLGTAKIRITGTLTREPDAVSEGFGFAPRLMLSQEALRASGLVQTGSLVENSYRIRLANTEFSPVALRAEANKAFPTAGWSIRTADSAAPALTANITRFSQFLTLVGLTALIVGGVGVANAVRAYLDSKRSVIATFKCLGAPASLVALVYLAQIALIASVGIAIGLVIGALMPMVAMQFLGGVLPVPAEAALYPSALLLAAVFGLLTALAFAVLPLGHAREVPATALFREQGFEAGRLPSWPYVLGAAVFLAALAGLAIFTAYDRYIASVFLGAIAFAFVVLRVVAIVITALAKRSPRVNSPALRLAIGNIHRPGALTSSVVLSLGLGLALLVTLTLIDGNLRRELTGNLPDRAPNFFFVDIQGAEVDGFRDVLKANMPEGKIIEVPMLRGRVMELNGVDVAKVTVPPEGQWVLRGDRGITYAKRMPENSTLSQGEWWPEDYSGEPLVSFSAEEGGELGLKLGDTVTVNVLGRNITARIANFRNVEWESLSINFVMVFSPNTFAGAPHAWLATVIDPAATAAQEAATLKAITNAYPTVTSVRVKDALDVVNELVGQLATAIRAAAAVALIASILVLAGALAAGNRARVHDAVVLKTLGATRATLIRAFSYEYFLLGLATAIFALFAGGVAAWFVVSRIMKLPSSFLPDVAVMTVATALVLTVGIGLAGTWRILRQKAAPVLREL; the protein is encoded by the coding sequence ATGAGGGCCGGCGCGGTTTTCCGGCAGGTTCCGCTGGCCCTGCGCCTTGCGCTGCGCGAGATGCGCGGCGGCCTCAAGGGGTTCTATATCTTCCTCGCCTGCATCGCGCTCGGCACGGCGGCAATTGCCGGCGTCAATTCGGTTTCGAGCGCCATTACCCAGGCCATTGCCTCGCAGGGCCAGACCCTGCTTGCCGGCGACGTGCGTTTCGAATTGCGCAACCGTTTCGCAACGCCCGGGGAGATGAAATATTTCGAGGGGCTTGGCGATGTCTCGCAATCGTCGGGTCTGCGCTCGATGGTGCGCCTGCCGGACGGTTCCGACCAGACGCTTGTGGAGGCCAAGGGCGTCGATGGCGCCTATCCGCTCTATGGCGCGCTGGAAACGGAGCCGCAAAAGCCGGCTTCCGAGCTTTTCGCAAAGGAAGGCGATGCCTTCGGGGCCGTCGTCGCGCCGCTTCTGCTGGATCGCCTCGGCGTTGCCGTGGGTGACGAGGTGCTGCTCGGCACGGCGAAGATCAGGATTACGGGCACGCTCACACGCGAGCCGGATGCCGTGTCGGAAGGCTTCGGCTTCGCGCCGCGCCTTATGTTGTCGCAGGAGGCGCTGCGGGCGAGCGGCCTCGTGCAGACGGGCAGCCTCGTCGAGAATTCCTATCGCATCCGCCTCGCCAATACCGAGTTTTCGCCCGTCGCGCTCCGTGCGGAAGCGAACAAGGCGTTTCCGACGGCCGGCTGGTCGATCCGTACTGCCGATAGCGCGGCCCCGGCGCTGACGGCGAACATCACCCGCTTCTCGCAGTTCCTCACGCTCGTCGGCCTGACGGCGCTGATCGTCGGCGGCGTTGGGGTCGCCAATGCGGTGCGGGCCTATCTCGATTCCAAGCGCTCCGTCATCGCGACCTTCAAGTGCCTCGGTGCGCCGGCCTCGCTGGTGGCGCTGGTCTATCTCGCCCAGATCGCGCTGATCGCATCGGTCGGCATCGCTATCGGCCTCGTCATCGGCGCGCTGATGCCCATGGTGGCGATGCAGTTCCTCGGCGGCGTGCTGCCGGTGCCGGCCGAAGCGGCGCTTTATCCCTCGGCGCTGCTGCTGGCGGCGGTCTTCGGCCTGCTGACCGCGCTGGCCTTCGCGGTTCTGCCGCTCGGCCATGCCCGCGAGGTGCCGGCGACGGCGCTCTTCCGCGAGCAAGGTTTCGAGGCGGGCCGCCTGCCGAGCTGGCCCTATGTACTGGGCGCGGCCGTCTTCCTCGCGGCGCTGGCGGGGCTGGCGATCTTCACGGCCTATGACCGCTACATCGCTTCCGTCTTCCTCGGCGCGATCGCCTTCGCCTTCGTCGTGCTGCGCGTTGTCGCAATAGTGATCACGGCGCTGGCGAAGCGCAGCCCGCGCGTCAATTCGCCGGCGCTGCGGCTCGCAATCGGTAACATCCACCGGCCGGGGGCGCTGACTTCCTCGGTCGTGCTGTCGCTCGGCCTGGGCCTTGCTCTTCTCGTCACGCTGACGCTGATCGACGGCAACCTGCGCCGTGAACTGACCGGCAACCTGCCGGATCGTGCGCCAAACTTCTTCTTCGTCGATATCCAGGGCGCGGAGGTCGACGGGTTCCGCGATGTTCTCAAGGCGAACATGCCGGAGGGCAAGATCATCGAGGTGCCGATGCTGCGCGGCCGGGTGATGGAACTGAACGGCGTCGACGTGGCCAAGGTGACGGTGCCGCCGGAAGGGCAATGGGTGCTGCGCGGCGACCGCGGCATCACCTATGCCAAGCGCATGCCGGAAAATTCCACGCTGTCTCAGGGCGAATGGTGGCCGGAGGACTATTCCGGCGAGCCGCTCGTCTCCTTCTCGGCGGAGGAGGGCGGCGAACTTGGCCTCAAGCTCGGGGATACGGTGACGGTCAACGTGCTCGGGCGCAACATCACCGCGCGCATCGCCAATTTCCGCAATGTCGAGTGGGAATCGCTGTCGATCAACTTCGTCATGGTCTTTTCGCCGAATACCTTTGCCGGCGCGCCGCATGCCTGGCTCGCCACGGTCATCGATCCCGCGGCGACGGCCGCGCAGGAGGCGGCGACGCTGAAGGCCATTACCAACGCCTATCCCACCGTCACCAGCGTGCGGGTGAAGGACGCGCTCGATGTCGTCAACGAACTGGTCGGGCAGCTTGCGACCGCTATTCGCGCGGCGGCGGCGGTGGCGTTGATCGCCTCGATCCTCGTGCTTGCCGGGGCGCTTGCCGCCGGCAACCGCGCCCGCGTGCATGATGCGGTTGTGCTGAAGACGCTTGGCGCGACGCGCGCCACGCTGATCCGCGCCTTCAGCTACGAATATTTCCTGCTGGGACTGGCGACGGCGATCTTCGCGCTCTTTGCCGGCGGGGTGGCGGCGTGGTTCGTGGTGAGCCGCATCATGAAGCTGCCGTCGAGCTTCCTGCCGGACGTTGCCGTCATGACCGTGGCGACCGCGCTGGTGCTGACCGTCGGCATCGGCCTTGCCGGCACCTGGCGCATTCTGAGACAGAAGGCCGCGCCCGTGCTGCGCGAGCTTTGA
- a CDS encoding ABC transporter ATP-binding protein, whose translation MAKTIIDLKKADLTLGRAAASVHVLKGIDLVIDAGESVGIVGPSGSGKSTLLMVLAGLERLDSGEIHIDGAGLHGMNEDRVADFRGRNIGIVFQSFHLIPNMTALENVAVPLELANVRDAFEIARRELTAVGLGERLSHYPGQLSGGEQQRVAIARALAPSPKLLIADEPTGNLDTETGRQIADLLFAKQAERGMTLVLVTHDPALAARCGRQVAMRSGEIVSGAVPVRVQAEAVPA comes from the coding sequence TTGGCCAAAACCATCATCGACCTGAAAAAAGCCGATCTCACCCTGGGCCGGGCGGCCGCGTCCGTCCATGTGCTGAAGGGGATCGACCTTGTCATCGATGCGGGTGAATCGGTGGGCATCGTCGGGCCGTCCGGATCCGGCAAGTCGACGCTGCTGATGGTGCTGGCGGGTCTGGAGCGGTTGGACAGCGGCGAGATCCATATCGACGGCGCGGGCCTGCACGGCATGAACGAGGACCGGGTGGCGGATTTCCGTGGCCGCAATATCGGCATCGTCTTCCAGTCCTTCCACCTCATTCCCAACATGACGGCGCTGGAAAACGTCGCGGTGCCGCTGGAGCTTGCCAATGTGCGCGACGCTTTCGAGATCGCGCGGCGCGAACTGACGGCGGTCGGGCTGGGCGAGCGGCTGTCGCACTATCCCGGCCAGCTTTCGGGCGGCGAGCAGCAGCGCGTGGCGATTGCCCGGGCGCTCGCGCCGTCTCCCAAACTGCTGATCGCCGACGAGCCGACCGGCAATCTCGATACAGAGACGGGACGGCAGATCGCCGACCTGCTCTTCGCCAAGCAGGCCGAGCGCGGCATGACGCTGGTTCTGGTGACGCACGATCCGGCGCTTGCCGCGCGCTGCGGCCGGCAGGTCGCCATGCGTTCCGGCGAGATCGTTTCGGGCGCCGTGCCCGTGCGGGTTCAGGCCGAAGCGGTGCCGGCATGA
- a CDS encoding arylesterase — MSFKAALGFFASLAITALLSAGLARAEPVKLVGFGDSLMAGYQLPAADAFPVKLEAVLRAKGYDVEIANAGVSGDTTSGGLSRLDWSIPDGTQGVILELGANDALRGIAPEQTEKNLDAMLTRLKERGIPVLLAGMLAPPNMGADYAERFNGIYKRLSEKHGVPLYPFFLEGVVTKADLQIEDGMHPNPAGVDVMVQSILPTAEAFLKSISAGE, encoded by the coding sequence ATGTCGTTTAAAGCGGCGCTCGGATTTTTCGCCTCCCTCGCAATCACAGCTTTGTTATCCGCCGGCCTCGCCCGGGCCGAACCGGTCAAGCTCGTCGGCTTCGGCGACAGCCTCATGGCCGGCTACCAGCTTCCCGCCGCCGATGCCTTCCCCGTGAAGCTGGAAGCGGTGCTGCGCGCCAAAGGCTACGACGTGGAAATCGCCAATGCCGGCGTTTCCGGCGATACGACCTCCGGCGGCCTTTCCCGCCTCGACTGGTCCATTCCCGATGGCACGCAGGGCGTCATCCTCGAACTCGGCGCCAACGACGCGCTGCGCGGCATTGCCCCCGAACAGACGGAAAAGAACCTCGACGCCATGCTGACCCGCCTCAAGGAGCGCGGCATCCCGGTTCTGCTCGCCGGCATGCTCGCCCCGCCGAACATGGGCGCGGACTATGCCGAACGCTTCAACGGCATCTACAAGCGCCTTTCGGAAAAGCACGGCGTACCGCTCTATCCCTTCTTCCTAGAAGGCGTCGTCACCAAGGCGGACCTTCAGATCGAGGACGGCATGCACCCCAATCCCGCGGGCGTGGACGTCATGGTTCAGTCGATCCTGCCGACGGCGGAAGCCTTCCTCAAGTCCATCTCGGCAGGGGAGTAG
- the thpR gene encoding RNA 2',3'-cyclic phosphodiesterase: MPRLFVALEVPRNAAMSLSLLRGGLPGARWIDVENFHITLRFIGDIDGRTADEVVDRLDRIERPEFQLALSGMGSFGSKKPHSIYAGVTQAPEMYALQAEIERICQRLGLPADPRKFTPHVTLARLRNARTEDVAHYLTGRGNFYTAPFTVNRFVLMSSKESVGGGPYLTEEVFPLYEAGGGWDGADLHDHPV; the protein is encoded by the coding sequence ATGCCGAGACTTTTCGTTGCCCTCGAAGTGCCGCGCAATGCCGCCATGAGCCTCTCCCTTTTGAGAGGCGGCCTTCCCGGAGCCCGCTGGATAGACGTCGAGAACTTCCACATCACTTTGCGCTTCATCGGCGATATCGACGGTCGCACCGCCGACGAGGTGGTCGACAGGCTCGACCGTATCGAGCGCCCGGAATTCCAGCTCGCCCTCTCGGGCATGGGCTCCTTCGGCTCGAAGAAGCCCCATTCCATCTATGCCGGCGTCACGCAGGCGCCGGAAATGTACGCCCTCCAGGCCGAAATCGAGCGCATCTGCCAGCGCCTCGGCCTTCCCGCCGACCCGCGCAAGTTCACCCCCCACGTCACCCTCGCCCGCCTGCGCAACGCCCGCACCGAGGACGTCGCCCATTACCTCACCGGCCGCGGCAATTTCTACACCGCACCCTTCACGGTGAACCGCTTCGTGCTGATGTCCTCGAAGGAATCGGTCGGCGGCGGGCCGTATCTGACGGAAGAGGTGTTTCCGCTCTATGAGGCCGGCGGCGGCTGGGATGGGGCGGATCTGCACGATCATCCGGTCTGA
- a CDS encoding helicase-related protein, whose translation MILSGRGVTAVLGPTNTGKTHYAIERMVAHETGVIGLPLRLLAREVYARLVEKVGQHNVALVTGEEKITPHMARFSVCTVEAMPRETRAAFVAIDEVQLAGDLERGHIFTDRVLHLRGRDETLLLGAATMKPILEQLLPGIHVIERPRLSQLFYAGSKKITRLPQRTAIVAFSADEVYAIAELIRRQRGGAAVVLGALSPRTRNAQVALYQEGDVEYLVATDAIGMGLNLDVDHVAFAQDRKFDGYQFRNLNPAELAQIAGRAGRHLRDGTFGVTGRVDPFDDELVKRIETHQFDPVKVLQWRTTHFDYSSLQALRQSLDAPPPIPGLTRALPAVDQQALEHLSRYPDIRELATTPERVQKLWEACALPDYRRIAPAQHADLISTLYADLVKRGTVNEDFMADQVRRADRTDGEIDTLSARIAQIRTWTYVSNRPGWLADPTHWQEKTREIEDRLSDALHERLTKRFVDRRTSVLMKRLRENAMLEAEISVNGDVFVEGHHVGQLAGFRFTLASGTEGPDAKAAQAAAQKALALEFEARAARLHAAGNADLALGSDGTVRWLGDPVARLAASDHIMRPRVILLSDEQLTGNARDHVAARVERFVNHHIATVLKPLDDLSRAEDLQGLAKGLAFQLVENLGVLFRRDVADDVKSLDQDARASMRKHGIRFGAYHIFMPALLKPAPAELITLLWALKNDGLDKPGYGDLIPILAAGRTSVVTDPTYERAFYKLAGFRFLGKRAVRIDILERLADLIRPLLQWKPGTPRPDGAYDGRRFTATTAMLSILGATPDDMEEILKGLGYRADSVKAEEAAAFLAAQAPATAAAETPAEANAETSDEHDADASDESDAPVAAAETPAAETVEAPAPTEAAAEGEPAEIKPVLLWRPGSRHDNQRQGGNRHGGERQGERQDRGERRGGDRNRGQQAGERGERREGGRGGRPDQKGRDGKPQGGNRPDRGERNERGGKPQQAKFEARPPRKEKPIDPDSPFAKLAALKEQLKK comes from the coding sequence ATGATCTTGAGCGGCCGCGGGGTCACCGCGGTGCTCGGCCCGACCAATACGGGCAAGACCCACTACGCAATCGAGCGCATGGTGGCGCATGAGACGGGCGTCATCGGCCTGCCTCTGCGGCTTCTGGCGCGTGAGGTCTATGCGCGCCTTGTCGAAAAGGTCGGCCAGCACAATGTCGCGCTCGTCACCGGCGAGGAGAAGATCACGCCGCATATGGCGCGCTTCTCGGTCTGCACGGTGGAGGCCATGCCGCGCGAGACGCGCGCCGCCTTCGTCGCCATCGACGAGGTGCAGCTTGCCGGCGACCTCGAACGCGGCCACATCTTCACCGACCGGGTGCTGCACCTGAGAGGGCGCGACGAAACGCTGCTGCTCGGCGCGGCCACGATGAAGCCAATCCTCGAACAGCTGCTTCCCGGCATCCATGTCATCGAGCGCCCGCGCCTGTCGCAGCTCTTCTATGCCGGTTCGAAGAAGATCACCCGCCTGCCGCAGCGCACCGCCATCGTCGCCTTCTCGGCCGATGAGGTCTACGCTATCGCCGAACTGATCCGCCGCCAGCGCGGCGGGGCTGCCGTCGTGCTCGGCGCGCTCTCGCCCCGCACCCGCAACGCGCAGGTCGCACTCTATCAGGAAGGCGACGTCGAATATCTCGTCGCCACCGACGCCATCGGCATGGGCCTCAACCTCGATGTCGACCATGTCGCCTTCGCGCAGGACCGCAAATTCGACGGCTACCAGTTCCGCAACCTGAACCCGGCGGAACTCGCCCAGATCGCCGGCCGCGCCGGCCGGCACCTGCGCGACGGCACCTTCGGCGTGACGGGCCGCGTCGATCCCTTCGACGACGAACTGGTCAAGCGCATCGAGACGCACCAGTTCGACCCGGTCAAGGTGCTGCAATGGCGCACGACCCACTTCGATTATTCCTCGCTGCAAGCGCTCCGCCAGTCGCTCGATGCCCCGCCGCCGATACCCGGCCTCACCCGGGCGCTGCCGGCGGTCGACCAGCAGGCGCTGGAACACCTTTCGCGCTACCCGGATATCCGCGAGCTTGCGACGACGCCCGAGCGGGTGCAAAAGCTCTGGGAGGCCTGCGCGCTTCCCGATTACCGCCGCATCGCGCCCGCCCAGCACGCCGATCTCATCTCGACGCTCTATGCGGATCTCGTAAAGCGTGGCACGGTTAACGAAGACTTCATGGCGGACCAGGTCCGCCGGGCCGATCGGACCGATGGCGAAATCGACACGCTTTCGGCACGAATCGCGCAGATAAGGACCTGGACCTATGTGTCGAATCGGCCCGGTTGGCTTGCCGATCCGACACACTGGCAGGAAAAGACGCGGGAAATCGAAGACCGATTGTCCGATGCGCTACATGAACGGTTGACGAAACGCTTTGTTGATCGCAGGACATCTGTGCTCATGAAGCGCCTGAGAGAGAATGCGATGCTGGAAGCTGAAATCAGTGTGAATGGCGATGTCTTCGTAGAAGGACATCATGTCGGGCAGTTGGCCGGTTTCCGGTTTACGCTGGCCTCCGGAACGGAAGGACCCGATGCGAAGGCCGCGCAGGCGGCTGCGCAGAAGGCGCTTGCGCTGGAGTTCGAGGCCCGCGCCGCGCGCCTGCATGCGGCCGGCAATGCCGACCTCGCGCTCGGCTCCGACGGCACCGTGCGCTGGCTCGGCGATCCCGTCGCGCGCCTCGCCGCCTCCGACCATATCATGCGCCCGCGCGTCATCCTGCTCTCCGACGAGCAACTGACCGGCAATGCGCGCGACCATGTCGCCGCCCGCGTCGAGCGTTTCGTGAACCATCACATCGCGACCGTGCTGAAGCCGCTCGACGATCTTTCCCGCGCGGAAGACCTGCAGGGCCTTGCCAAGGGCCTCGCCTTCCAGCTCGTGGAAAATCTCGGCGTGCTCTTCCGCCGTGACGTCGCGGACGATGTGAAGTCGCTCGATCAGGACGCCCGCGCCTCCATGCGTAAGCACGGCATCCGCTTCGGCGCCTACCACATCTTCATGCCGGCTTTGCTGAAGCCTGCCCCGGCCGAACTCATCACGCTCCTCTGGGCGCTGAAGAACGATGGCCTCGACAAGCCTGGCTACGGCGACCTCATCCCGATTCTGGCTGCCGGCCGCACCTCGGTCGTCACCGATCCGACCTATGAGCGCGCCTTCTACAAGCTCGCCGGCTTCCGCTTCCTCGGCAAGCGCGCCGTGCGCATCGATATCCTCGAGCGCCTCGCGGACCTCATCCGCCCGCTCCTTCAGTGGAAGCCCGGCACGCCCCGCCCGGACGGCGCCTATGACGGCCGCCGCTTCACCGCGACGACCGCCATGCTCTCCATCCTCGGCGCGACGCCGGACGATATGGAAGAGATCCTGAAGGGTCTCGGCTACCGCGCCGACAGCGTGAAGGCTGAAGAGGCTGCCGCCTTCCTCGCCGCGCAGGCTCCGGCCACGGCTGCTGCCGAAACGCCAGCGGAAGCGAATGCGGAAACCTCCGACGAACACGACGCCGACGCTTCGGACGAAAGCGACGCCCCGGTTGCAGCCGCGGAAACGCCGGCCGCCGAGACCGTCGAAGCCCCGGCTCCGACGGAAGCCGCCGCCGAAGGCGAGCCGGCCGAAATCAAGCCGGTCCTCCTCTGGCGTCCCGGCTCGCGCCACGACAACCAGCGCCAGGGCGGCAACCGCCATGGCGGGGAACGTCAGGGCGAGCGTCAGGACCGTGGCGAGCGCCGCGGCGGTGATCGCAATCGCGGCCAGCAGGCCGGCGAGCGCGGTGAACGGCGCGAAGGCGGCCGTGGCGGCCGCCCGGACCAGAAGGGCCGCGACGGAAAGCCGCAGGGTGGCAATCGCCCGGATCGCGGCGAGCGCAACGAACGCGGCGGCAAACCGCAGCAGGCAAAATTCGAGGCCCGGCCGCCCCGCAAGGAAAAGCCGATCGACCCGGATTCACCCTTCGCAAAGCTCGCAGCGCTCAAGGAGCAGCTCAAGAAGTAA
- a CDS encoding RNA-binding S4 domain-containing protein, protein MARNEEQPAGQARQRIDKWLFFARLRKSRSLAAKSVESGDVSVNGVNIRQPSHAVRPGDVVVISLDRHDMVVKVLQPGERRGPYEEARLLYSDMTPPPPPREERNLFAQATRERGAGRPTKRERRETDRLQAFPGEDDD, encoded by the coding sequence ATGGCGCGCAACGAGGAACAGCCGGCAGGTCAGGCGCGACAGCGCATCGACAAGTGGCTGTTCTTCGCGCGCCTGCGCAAATCGCGCTCGCTGGCCGCGAAATCCGTGGAATCCGGCGATGTCAGCGTCAATGGCGTGAATATCCGCCAGCCCTCTCATGCCGTTCGCCCCGGCGATGTCGTCGTCATCTCGCTCGACAGGCACGACATGGTCGTGAAGGTGCTCCAGCCCGGCGAGCGCCGCGGCCCCTATGAGGAAGCGCGCCTTCTCTACAGCGACATGACGCCGCCCCCGCCGCCCCGCGAGGAGCGCAATCTCTTCGCCCAGGCGACGCGCGAGCGGGGCGCGGGACGCCCGACAAAGCGGGAACGCCGGGAAACCGACCGGCTGCAGGCTTTTCCCGGCGAGGACGACGATTAG
- the fdxA gene encoding ferredoxin FdxA yields MTYVVTDNCIRCKYTDCVEVCPVDCFYEGENFLVIHPDECIDCGVCEPECPAEAIKPDTEPGLDKWLKINTEFASIWPNITVKRDAMPEAKEMDGVEGKYEQFFSPNPGKGD; encoded by the coding sequence ATGACGTATGTCGTGACCGACAACTGCATCCGCTGCAAGTACACGGACTGTGTGGAAGTATGCCCCGTCGACTGCTTCTACGAGGGCGAGAATTTCCTCGTCATCCACCCCGACGAATGCATCGACTGCGGCGTCTGCGAGCCGGAATGTCCTGCCGAGGCGATCAAGCCGGATACCGAGCCGGGCCTCGACAAGTGGCTGAAGATCAATACGGAATTCGCCTCCATCTGGCCGAACATCACCGTCAAGCGCGACGCGATGCCGGAAGCCAAGGAAATGGACGGCGTGGAAGGCAAGTACGAGCAGTTCTTCTCGCCCAATCCGGGCAAGGGCGACTGA
- a CDS encoding CarD family transcriptional regulator — MTTQQKKSSTRQGFKTGESIVYPAHGVGQIVAIEEQEVAGMKLELFVIDFEKDKMRLKVPVAKAVSIGMRKLSETDFVERALKVVQGKARVKRTMWSRRAQEYDAKINSGDLISIAEVVRDLYRAENQPEQSYSERQLYEAALDRMAREIAAVNKMSETEAVRLVETNLAKGPKRGKTIEEDDSQDEAA; from the coding sequence ATGACGACCCAGCAGAAGAAATCTTCCACGCGCCAGGGCTTCAAGACCGGCGAGTCGATCGTCTATCCCGCTCACGGCGTCGGCCAGATCGTCGCCATCGAAGAGCAGGAAGTCGCCGGCATGAAGCTCGAGCTTTTTGTCATCGATTTCGAAAAGGACAAGATGCGTCTCAAGGTGCCGGTTGCCAAGGCCGTTTCCATCGGCATGCGCAAACTGTCGGAGACCGATTTCGTCGAACGCGCGCTGAAGGTTGTCCAGGGCAAGGCCCGCGTGAAGCGCACCATGTGGTCGCGCCGCGCGCAGGAATATGACGCCAAGATCAATTCGGGCGACCTGATCTCGATCGCCGAAGTGGTCCGCGACCTCTACCGCGCCGAGAACCAGCCGGAACAGTCCTATTCCGAGCGCCAGCTCTATGAAGCCGCCCTCGACCGCATGGCCCGCGAAATCGCCGCCGTGAACAAGATGTCGGAAACCGAAGCCGTCCGTCTCGTCGAGACGAACCTCGCCAAGGGTCCGAAGCGCGGCAAGACCATCGAGGAAGACGACTCCCAGGACGAAGCCGCCTGA
- a CDS encoding RNA polymerase factor sigma-32, which translates to MATTTADRRMIKLAMSAPYLERDEEQALAHAWKDNHDQEARNRIAMAHMRLVVSMAGKFRNFGLPLGDLVQEGYIGLLEAAARFEPERQVRFSTYASWWIRASIQDYVLRNWSIVRGGTSSAQKALFFNLRRLRARLARGDSHLTSEAMHQEIAAAIGVSTADVRTMDARLSSSDISLQAPIASGEGEGSSRIEFLTSDAPLPDEQAEGSIDGERRRHWLHSALGELNEREMKIIRARRLAENGATLEELGVLLGISKERVRQIENRALEKLRAVLISKTTDFAYA; encoded by the coding sequence ATGGCTACGACGACCGCAGACCGCCGCATGATCAAGCTCGCCATGTCCGCCCCCTATCTGGAGCGCGACGAGGAACAGGCACTGGCCCATGCCTGGAAGGACAATCACGACCAGGAAGCCCGCAACCGCATCGCCATGGCCCATATGCGGCTCGTGGTCTCGATGGCGGGCAAGTTCCGCAACTTCGGCCTTCCGCTCGGCGATCTCGTGCAGGAGGGCTATATCGGCCTTCTGGAGGCCGCCGCCCGCTTCGAGCCGGAACGGCAGGTGCGCTTCTCCACCTATGCAAGCTGGTGGATCCGCGCCTCGATACAGGATTACGTGCTGCGCAACTGGTCCATCGTGCGCGGCGGCACCAGCTCCGCGCAGAAGGCGCTCTTCTTCAACCTGCGCCGCCTGCGCGCCCGGCTTGCCCGCGGCGACAGCCACCTCACCAGCGAGGCCATGCACCAGGAGATCGCCGCGGCGATCGGCGTCAGCACGGCGGATGTGCGCACCATGGACGCCCGCCTCTCCTCCTCCGACATCTCTTTGCAGGCTCCTATTGCCTCGGGCGAGGGCGAGGGTTCCAGCCGCATCGAATTCCTCACCAGCGACGCCCCCCTGCCGGACGAACAGGCCGAAGGCAGCATCGACGGCGAACGCCGCCGCCACTGGCTGCATTCGGCGCTCGGCGAGCTCAATGAGCGCGAGATGAAGATTATTCGCGCCCGCCGCCTTGCGGAAAACGGCGCGACGCTGGAAGAGCTGGGCGTGCTGCTGGGTATTTCGAAGGAGCGCGTGCGCCAGATCGAGAACCGGGCGCTCGAAAAGCTGAGGGCCGTGCTGATCAGCAAGACGACGGATTTCGCCTACGCGTGA